In the Pyrolobus fumarii 1A genome, one interval contains:
- a CDS encoding 30S ribosomal protein S30e — MPTHGSITKAGKVRKQTPKIPPKPRKNPCPRVRNRKEYARYLRRLQEQAAVA; from the coding sequence ATGCCAACGCACGGTTCGATAACCAAGGCTGGTAAGGTTAGGAAGCAGACGCCCAAGATACCACCCAAGCCTAGAAAGAACCCGTGCCCGCGCGTGCGCAACCGTAAGGAGTATGCCAGGTATCTAAGGAGGCTACAGGAGCAAGCTGCTGTAGCCTAA
- the albA gene encoding DNA-binding protein Alba, with product MAAQPAQSNVVLVGKKPVMNYVLATLTLLNQGVKEVVIKARGRAISKAVDTVEIVRKRFLPGKVDIKSIQIDSQEIQNPDGRRTRVSTIEIVLERKD from the coding sequence ATGGCCGCGCAGCCCGCCCAGAGCAATGTGGTACTAGTCGGTAAGAAGCCTGTCATGAACTATGTACTAGCGACCCTAACCCTACTAAACCAGGGTGTCAAGGAGGTCGTCATCAAGGCTAGGGGCCGCGCCATCAGCAAGGCTGTCGACACTGTCGAGATCGTGAGGAAGAGGTTCCTACCCGGCAAGGTCGACATCAAGAGCATCCAGATCGACAGCCAGGAGATCCAGAACCCCGACGGCCGCCGCACCCGCGTCTCCACCATCGAGATCGTCCTAGAGAGGAAGGACTAA
- a CDS encoding bifunctional ADP-dependent NAD(P)H-hydrate dehydratase/NAD(P)H-hydrate epimerase, which produces MLGAICTTREMRAWEINSAHLGVPTRLLMENAGATVARIILERFKPRTVSVVAGVGGKAGDGLVAARHLSTAGVHVRVFLVSRPESIHHPDTLDALKAAEAAGVELHYDYMRWADSDWLDADVIVDAMLGTGVRGELRRPYREIVEEINRSGRKVVAIDIPTGIDPDTGKVLGTAVKADITVTMHCIKAGLKQNDGPRHAGEIVVANIGLPRDAWLYIGPGDLEVLLPRRREWARKGEAGRVLVVGGSKWFYGAPWIAALSAFYAGADLVYLAAPEPVFNTVVSPEIIPVPLPGDILRVNHARELEDRIQLADVILVGPGIGAHRESWIASRLIVKRALELGKLVVVDADGLKALTEYATPQDRIESLDGKAILTPHVGEASLLLGKRIGHEDIEARIEAAKHLADKLSAVVILKGRIDVVAKPGGYYRLNRSGTPDMSAGGTGDVLAGVTAGLLAEIKDPWIAAQLAAYVTGVAGEEAVREQGRAAPSLLIREVSRTLSRVRYKYAS; this is translated from the coding sequence CTGGGAGCAATCTGCACGACGAGAGAGATGAGAGCCTGGGAGATTAACAGTGCACACCTTGGCGTCCCGACTCGGCTTTTGATGGAGAATGCTGGTGCGACTGTCGCACGCATAATCCTGGAGCGGTTCAAGCCTCGTACCGTGTCAGTGGTGGCTGGTGTAGGCGGCAAGGCTGGCGACGGACTAGTAGCTGCTAGACACCTCTCTACCGCTGGTGTGCATGTCAGGGTATTTCTGGTGTCTAGGCCCGAGTCTATACACCACCCGGACACGCTAGATGCTCTGAAAGCTGCTGAAGCGGCAGGAGTCGAGCTCCACTATGATTACATGCGTTGGGCTGATAGCGACTGGCTAGACGCTGACGTCATCGTAGACGCTATGCTTGGTACTGGTGTCAGAGGAGAGCTAAGGAGGCCATACCGGGAGATCGTTGAGGAGATAAACCGTTCTGGGCGCAAGGTTGTAGCTATTGACATACCAACTGGCATAGACCCCGATACCGGCAAGGTGCTAGGTACGGCCGTAAAGGCGGACATCACTGTCACAATGCACTGTATAAAGGCGGGACTTAAGCAGAATGACGGACCTCGCCATGCCGGCGAAATTGTAGTGGCTAACATTGGCTTGCCTCGCGATGCTTGGCTATACATCGGACCCGGCGATCTTGAAGTGCTCTTGCCACGCAGGAGAGAGTGGGCCCGGAAAGGCGAGGCGGGGCGCGTGCTGGTAGTCGGTGGTAGCAAATGGTTCTACGGTGCACCTTGGATAGCCGCACTCTCCGCATTCTATGCCGGCGCCGACCTCGTATACCTCGCCGCCCCAGAACCGGTGTTTAACACGGTTGTGTCACCTGAGATAATCCCAGTGCCTCTACCAGGCGACATACTACGCGTGAATCACGCGAGAGAACTTGAGGATCGCATCCAGCTGGCAGACGTTATCCTGGTCGGCCCTGGTATAGGCGCGCACCGCGAATCATGGATAGCATCCCGCCTTATCGTAAAGAGGGCGTTGGAGCTAGGCAAGCTTGTTGTCGTGGACGCCGATGGTCTGAAGGCATTAACCGAATATGCGACGCCCCAGGATAGAATTGAGAGCCTCGACGGCAAGGCTATACTAACTCCTCACGTTGGTGAGGCTTCGTTACTCCTCGGTAAGAGGATAGGGCACGAGGATATCGAGGCGAGGATAGAAGCTGCCAAGCATTTGGCCGACAAGCTGAGCGCCGTTGTGATACTCAAGGGTAGGATAGATGTTGTAGCCAAGCCTGGCGGCTACTACCGCCTCAATAGGAGCGGCACACCAGACATGTCTGCCGGCGGCACGGGCGACGTACTAGCCGGTGTCACTGCGGGACTACTGGCAGAGATAAAGGACCCATGGATTGCTGCCCAACTCGCAGCATACGTGACTGGCGTTGCCGGGGAGGAGGCCGTGAGAGAGCAGGGCCGCGCCGCACCATCCCTTCTGATTAGGGAGGTTTCGCGTACCTTAAGCAGGGTAAGGTATAAATATGCAAGCTGA
- the gatD gene encoding Glu-tRNA(Gln) amidotransferase subunit GatD: MPGDELWGYTGEAARLLKEAGAEVGDRIRITKPDGTVYEGILMPRYALAQKPIIVVKLDNGYNIGVRVERGTRIEVVEKRRAKVGAVVTVPLLEESPPAGPKPRVYILGTGGTIASKVEYETGAVKPAMSAEELLEAVPEIGFIADIDAGVLFSILSENMTPSHWERIVDEVAKLIQEGYDGIVVAHGTDTMSYTAAALSFAFHRGLPVPVALVGAQRSSDRPSSDAAFNLHAAVLTAAKAPFAEVVVVMHGETGDTYALAHRGTKVRKMHTSRRDAFQSINALPLAKIWPQEGRIELLVKEYRERGREKLVVENGFDDRVALIKYYPGMKPEIIEFLVEQGYRGIVLEGTGLGHVGEWLVDSIKKAVDAGVVVVMTSQCLFGRVNMNVYASGRKLLAAGVIPGSDMLPEVAFVKLSWVLKRARDPEEAKRLMLENLAGEINPRHTVNLYPKWPHEP, from the coding sequence ATGCCTGGAGACGAGCTGTGGGGGTATACTGGCGAGGCTGCACGCCTGCTTAAAGAGGCGGGTGCAGAGGTAGGCGACCGTATTCGCATCACAAAGCCCGACGGCACAGTCTATGAGGGCATTCTTATGCCGCGTTACGCTCTAGCCCAGAAGCCCATTATTGTTGTCAAGCTCGATAATGGCTATAACATCGGTGTACGTGTTGAGCGCGGTACACGTATAGAGGTTGTTGAGAAGCGGCGTGCAAAAGTAGGTGCTGTCGTGACTGTTCCATTGTTGGAGGAGTCTCCACCCGCTGGACCCAAACCACGTGTTTACATACTTGGCACCGGCGGGACGATAGCCAGCAAGGTTGAGTACGAGACTGGTGCTGTAAAACCAGCTATGAGCGCAGAAGAGCTCTTAGAAGCTGTACCCGAGATAGGCTTCATAGCTGATATTGACGCTGGTGTATTGTTCAGCATTCTTAGCGAGAACATGACCCCGTCACACTGGGAGCGCATTGTCGACGAGGTTGCCAAGTTGATCCAGGAGGGTTATGATGGTATCGTGGTAGCACATGGCACCGACACTATGAGCTATACGGCTGCAGCCCTCTCCTTTGCATTCCATCGTGGTCTCCCAGTACCAGTCGCCCTAGTTGGCGCACAGAGGAGTAGCGATAGGCCCAGCAGCGACGCAGCATTCAACCTACATGCTGCTGTGCTCACAGCCGCTAAGGCACCATTTGCAGAGGTAGTGGTAGTCATGCACGGTGAGACTGGTGATACATACGCCCTAGCCCATAGGGGCACTAAGGTTAGAAAGATGCACACTAGCCGGAGGGACGCATTCCAGTCGATAAATGCTCTACCACTTGCAAAGATATGGCCACAGGAGGGTAGGATAGAGCTCCTTGTGAAAGAGTATAGGGAGAGGGGACGCGAGAAGCTTGTAGTGGAGAACGGTTTCGATGATAGAGTTGCGCTCATCAAGTACTATCCCGGCATGAAGCCCGAGATTATCGAGTTCTTGGTTGAGCAAGGGTATCGTGGCATAGTTCTAGAGGGTACCGGGTTGGGACATGTAGGCGAGTGGCTCGTTGATAGCATAAAGAAGGCTGTTGATGCTGGCGTTGTTGTAGTGATGACAAGCCAGTGTCTCTTTGGCCGCGTCAACATGAACGTGTACGCTTCGGGCCGTAAGCTGCTAGCTGCTGGCGTCATACCCGGCTCCGACATGCTACCCGAAGTCGCCTTCGTCAAGCTCTCGTGGGTGTTGAAGAGAGCTAGGGACCCAGAGGAGGCGAAGAGGTTGATGCTCGAGAATCTCGCTGGCGAGATAAACCCACGGCACACCGTCAACCTATACCCCAAGTGGCCCCATGAGCCCTAA